One part of the Fusobacterium pseudoperiodonticum genome encodes these proteins:
- a CDS encoding O-methyltransferase has protein sequence MLEELKEANSYISSKIDKYRSRSLLIKEIEEDAEINNVPIISKEIREYLKFIIKSNKNIKNILEIGTATAYSGIIMAEEIQDRNGCLTTIEIDEDRFKIAKSNFEKANLKNIEQILGDATEEIEKLNKNYDFIFIDAAKGQYKKFFEDSYKLLNQGGLVFIDNILFRGYLYKESPKRFKTIVKRLDEFIEYLYENFKNVTLLPISDGVMLVNKN, from the coding sequence ATGCTAGAAGAATTAAAAGAAGCAAACAGTTATATTTCATCAAAGATTGATAAATATAGAAGTAGAAGTTTATTGATAAAAGAAATTGAAGAAGATGCTGAAATCAATAATGTTCCAATAATTAGTAAAGAAATTAGAGAATATTTAAAATTTATTATAAAATCAAATAAAAATATAAAAAATATTCTAGAAATTGGAACAGCTACTGCTTATTCAGGAATTATTATGGCTGAAGAAATCCAAGATAGAAATGGTTGTTTGACTACAATAGAAATTGATGAAGACAGATTTAAAATAGCTAAGTCTAATTTTGAAAAAGCTAATTTGAAAAATATAGAACAAATTCTAGGAGATGCCACAGAAGAGATAGAAAAATTAAATAAAAATTATGATTTTATTTTTATTGATGCTGCTAAAGGACAATATAAAAAATTCTTTGAAGATTCATATAAACTTTTAAATCAAGGTGGACTTGTGTTTATAGATAATATCCTTTTTAGAGGTTATTTATATAAAGAAAGTCCTAAGAGATTTAAGACTATAGTAAAAAGGTTAGATGAGTTTATAGAATATCTTTATGAGAATTTTAAAAATGTAACTTTACTTCCTATATCTGATGGAGTAATGTTAGTTAATAAAAATTAA
- the rsmB gene encoding 16S rRNA (cytosine(967)-C(5))-methyltransferase RsmB has protein sequence MSVKYVAMKLISFVDKGSYSNIVLNDAFKEFYLTAKEKAFITEIFYGVLRNKNFLDYMIEKNTKVIKKEWIRNLLRISIYQLTFMSSDAKGVVWEATEIAKKHGIAISKFINGTLRNYLRNKDSEIKKLHDEKNYEILYSIPQYFCDILEKQYGSENLNQAIISLKKIPYLSVRVNKLKYSEEEFEEFLKERDIQIIKKVDSVYYVNSGLIINSKEFKEGKIIAQDASSYLAAKNLGVKPNDLVLDICAAPGGKTAVLAEEMENKGEIIAIDIHQHKKKLIEENMKKLGIDIVKATVLDARNVNKQGRKFDKILVDVPCSGYGVIRKKPEILYTKNRENIEELASLQLEILNSAADILKDGGELIYSTCTIISQENTENVEKFLNERKEFKVKALNIPENVSGEYDKLGGFSINYKEEIMDNFYIIKLVKEEKC, from the coding sequence ATGAGTGTAAAATATGTAGCTATGAAGCTAATATCATTTGTAGATAAAGGAAGCTATTCAAATATTGTTCTAAATGATGCTTTTAAAGAATTCTATCTTACAGCTAAAGAAAAAGCCTTTATTACTGAAATATTCTATGGTGTTCTAAGAAATAAAAATTTCTTAGACTATATGATAGAAAAAAATACCAAAGTAATAAAGAAAGAGTGGATAAGAAATCTATTAAGAATTTCAATTTACCAATTAACTTTCATGTCCAGTGATGCTAAAGGTGTTGTTTGGGAAGCAACCGAAATTGCTAAAAAACATGGAATAGCTATTTCTAAATTTATAAATGGAACTTTAAGAAACTATTTGAGAAATAAGGATTCAGAAATAAAAAAGCTACATGATGAGAAAAACTATGAAATTTTGTACTCTATTCCACAATATTTTTGTGATATATTAGAAAAACAATATGGAAGTGAAAATTTAAACCAAGCCATTATTAGTTTAAAGAAAATTCCTTATCTATCAGTAAGAGTAAATAAATTAAAATATAGTGAGGAAGAATTTGAAGAATTTTTAAAAGAAAGAGATATTCAAATTATAAAGAAAGTTGATTCAGTATATTATGTGAATTCAGGCTTGATAATAAATTCTAAAGAATTTAAAGAAGGAAAAATAATAGCTCAAGATGCTTCATCATATTTAGCAGCTAAAAACCTAGGAGTAAAGCCAAATGACTTAGTTTTAGATATTTGTGCTGCACCAGGTGGAAAAACTGCAGTTCTTGCTGAAGAAATGGAAAACAAAGGTGAAATCATAGCTATAGATATACATCAACATAAGAAAAAACTGATTGAAGAAAATATGAAAAAGCTAGGAATAGATATAGTCAAAGCTACTGTTTTAGATGCTAGAAATGTAAATAAACAAGGTAGAAAGTTTGACAAAATCTTGGTTGATGTGCCTTGTAGTGGTTATGGTGTTATAAGAAAGAAACCTGAAATTCTATATACAAAAAATAGAGAAAATATAGAAGAACTAGCATCGTTACAACTAGAGATTTTAAATTCAGCAGCAGACATATTAAAAGATGGAGGAGAATTAATTTATAGTACCTGTACTATAATTTCTCAAGAGAATACTGAAAATGTTGAGAAGTTTTTAAATGAAAGAAAAGAATTTAAAGTTAAAGCTTTAAATATTCCTGAAAATGTTTCTGGTGAATATGATAAACTTGGAGGTTTTTCTATAAATTATAAGGAAGAAATAATGGATAATTTCTATATTATAAAGTTAGTAAAGGAAGAAAAATGCTAG
- a CDS encoding ABC transporter ATP-binding protein, producing MSYIELKNINKVFNPNSNREHHALKNINLVINKGDFITIIGGNGAGKSTLFNAISGVFPLDSGSILINDVEISSTKEFERAKYISRVFQNPLDNTAPRMTVAENMALALNRGERRTLKFSKNKDNIALFENLLKNLNLGLEQKLNTEMGVLSGGQRQAIALLMATMKAPELILLDEHTAALDPKTQKKIMLLSEEKVKEKNLTALMITHNLQDALTYGNRMLLLHQGEIVRDFSEEEKKKLSVTDLYKIMVDLDE from the coding sequence ATGTCATACATAGAATTAAAAAATATAAATAAAGTTTTTAATCCAAATTCAAACAGAGAACATCATGCTTTAAAAAATATAAATCTTGTTATTAATAAAGGAGATTTTATCACAATAATTGGTGGAAATGGAGCAGGAAAATCAACATTATTTAATGCAATATCTGGAGTTTTTCCTTTAGATAGTGGGAGTATATTGATTAATGATGTAGAAATTTCATCAACAAAGGAATTTGAAAGAGCTAAGTATATAAGCCGTGTTTTTCAAAATCCTTTAGATAATACAGCTCCTCGTATGACAGTTGCTGAGAATATGGCATTAGCTCTTAATCGTGGAGAAAGAAGAACATTAAAATTTAGTAAAAATAAAGATAACATAGCCTTATTTGAGAATTTATTAAAAAATCTTAATTTAGGTTTAGAGCAAAAACTAAATACTGAAATGGGAGTTTTATCGGGAGGACAAAGACAAGCTATAGCCTTGCTTATGGCAACAATGAAAGCTCCTGAACTAATTTTATTAGATGAGCATACTGCAGCTCTTGATCCAAAGACCCAAAAGAAAATTATGCTTTTATCAGAAGAGAAAGTAAAGGAAAAAAATCTTACAGCTCTTATGATAACTCATAATCTTCAAGATGCTTTAACTTATGGTAATAGAATGTTACTTTTACATCAAGGAGAAATTGTTAGAGACTTTTCAGAAGAAGAAAAAAAGAAATTATCTGTAACAGATCTATATAAGATTATGGTTGACCTTGATGAATAA
- a CDS encoding ABC transporter permease gives MDLVISAISQGLLWSLLSLGLFISFRVLNIADMTTEGSYPLGAAVCVMLIQSGYSPLTATIIAMLVGSLAGLVTAIFINICKIPSLLAGILTMTALLSVNLRIMKRPNLSLLNKETIFDSLSKLNLAPYFDIILLGLVVISIVILAMHLFFNTELGQALIATGDNPKMATSLGISTKKMTTLGLMLSNSLIALTGAILSQNNGYADVNSGLGVIVVALAAIIIAEVIFTDVNFLTRLVCIVFGSMIYRLLLVFVLKLNVIQANDFKLVSALLIALFLSVPELKKFSLKLGKGDK, from the coding sequence ATGGATTTAGTTATTTCAGCAATTTCACAAGGACTATTGTGGAGTTTATTATCATTAGGTTTATTTATAAGTTTTCGTGTCTTGAATATTGCAGATATGACAACAGAAGGTTCTTATCCTTTAGGAGCAGCTGTTTGTGTTATGCTTATACAAAGTGGTTATTCACCTTTGACTGCAACAATAATAGCAATGCTTGTTGGTTCTCTTGCAGGTTTGGTGACAGCTATTTTTATAAATATTTGTAAAATTCCAAGTTTACTTGCAGGTATTCTTACAATGACAGCTTTACTTTCAGTGAATCTTCGTATAATGAAAAGACCTAATTTAAGTTTACTTAATAAGGAAACTATTTTTGATAGCTTATCAAAATTAAATTTAGCACCTTATTTTGATATTATATTGTTAGGTTTAGTAGTGATTTCTATTGTAATTTTAGCGATGCATTTATTTTTTAACACTGAGTTAGGACAAGCTTTAATTGCAACAGGAGATAATCCTAAAATGGCAACATCATTAGGAATATCTACAAAGAAGATGACTACTCTTGGACTTATGCTTTCAAATTCATTGATAGCTTTAACAGGGGCAATACTTTCTCAAAACAATGGATATGCTGATGTTAATAGTGGATTAGGAGTAATTGTTGTCGCTCTTGCAGCTATTATAATAGCAGAAGTGATTTTTACTGATGTAAACTTTTTAACACGTCTTGTTTGTATAGTATTTGGTTCTATGATATATCGTTTACTTTTAGTTTTTGTATTGAAATTAAATGTAATACAAGCTAATGACTTTAAATTAGTTTCAGCTCTTTTAATAGCACTATTTTTAAGTGTACCTGAATTAAAAAAGTTTTCTTTAAAGTTAGGAAAAGGTGATAAATAA
- the trpX gene encoding tryptophan ABC transporter substrate-binding protein yields the protein MKKSVLFFGALLIIVLGYYFLNNKKDNSQEQVAQEKAQVTEEKVINVGVLQLLSHPALDSIYKGMVEELARQGYEDGKNIKIDLQNAQGEQSNLALMSEKLVSEKNDILVGITTPATLSLANATKDIPIIMAGITYPVEAGLIASEEKPGNNITGVSDRTPIKQQLELMKEIIPNLKKIGLLYTSSEDNSIKQIEEAKKYAAELGLEVKLASIANSNDIQQVTESLASEVEAIFVPIDNTIASAMSTVVKVTDKFKIGVFPSADTMVADGGVLGLGVDQYQIGVETAKVIVDVINGKKPADTPIVLANEGVIYLNEAKAKELGIEIPATIKEKAQIVK from the coding sequence ATGAAAAAATCGGTTTTATTTTTTGGAGCTTTGTTAATTATTGTGTTGGGGTATTATTTTTTAAATAATAAAAAAGATAATAGTCAAGAACAAGTTGCTCAAGAAAAGGCACAAGTTACAGAAGAAAAGGTTATAAATGTTGGGGTATTACAATTACTTAGTCACCCAGCTTTAGATAGCATTTATAAAGGAATGGTTGAAGAACTTGCAAGACAAGGTTATGAAGATGGAAAGAATATAAAAATTGACTTACAAAATGCTCAAGGAGAACAAAGTAATCTTGCTCTTATGAGTGAAAAATTAGTTAGTGAGAAAAATGATATCTTAGTAGGTATTACAACACCTGCAACTTTAAGTCTTGCCAATGCAACAAAGGATATTCCTATAATCATGGCAGGAATTACTTATCCAGTTGAAGCAGGTCTTATTGCAAGTGAAGAAAAACCAGGAAATAATATCACAGGAGTAAGCGATAGAACACCTATTAAACAACAACTTGAATTAATGAAAGAAATTATACCTAACTTAAAGAAAATTGGTCTATTATATACTTCAAGTGAAGATAACTCAATAAAACAAATTGAAGAAGCTAAAAAATATGCAGCTGAATTAGGACTAGAAGTTAAATTAGCATCAATAGCAAATTCTAATGATATTCAACAAGTTACAGAAAGTTTAGCAAGTGAAGTTGAAGCAATATTTGTTCCTATTGATAATACTATAGCAAGTGCTATGTCAACAGTTGTAAAAGTTACAGATAAATTTAAAATAGGAGTTTTCCCTTCAGCTGACACTATGGTTGCTGATGGTGGAGTTTTAGGTTTAGGAGTTGACCAATATCAAATTGGAGTTGAAACTGCAAAAGTTATAGTAGATGTAATAAATGGTAAAAAGCCAGCAGATACTCCTATTGTTTTAGCTAATGAAGGAGTTATATACTTAAATGAAGCAAAAGCAAAAGAATTAGGAATAGAAATTCCTGCAACTATTAAAGAAAAAGCACAAATAGTTAAGTAG
- a CDS encoding polyprenyl synthetase family protein produces the protein MNSDFQVYLKEKTNFFETELKKELEELSYPETIAKGMEYALLNGGKRLRPFLLFTTLELLNQDIQKGVKSAIGIEMIHSYSLVHDDLPALDNDDYRRGKLTTHKVFGEAEAILIGDALLTYAFYMLSEKNLNILSFEQITKIISKTSAYSGINGMIGGQMIDIESENKKINLETLKYIHKHKTGKLIKLPIEIACIIADVSEDKRLVLEEYAELIGLAFQVKDDILDIEGTFEDLGKPVGSDDDLHKATYPSILGMEESKKILNETVERAKKIIHNMFGEEKGKILISLADFIRERKS, from the coding sequence ATGAACAGTGATTTCCAAGTTTATTTAAAAGAAAAAACTAATTTTTTTGAAACTGAGTTAAAAAAAGAGTTAGAAGAACTTTCATATCCAGAAACTATTGCAAAAGGAATGGAATATGCTCTTTTAAATGGTGGTAAAAGATTGAGACCTTTTTTACTTTTTACAACTTTGGAATTATTAAATCAAGATATACAAAAAGGGGTAAAGTCAGCTATAGGAATAGAAATGATACATTCTTATTCTCTTGTTCATGATGACCTACCAGCTCTTGACAATGATGATTATAGAAGAGGTAAATTAACAACTCATAAAGTTTTTGGAGAAGCTGAAGCTATTCTTATAGGAGATGCACTATTAACTTATGCTTTCTATATGTTGTCAGAAAAAAATTTAAATATTTTATCATTTGAGCAAATTACAAAAATTATTTCAAAAACTTCTGCTTATTCAGGAATAAATGGAATGATAGGTGGACAAATGATAGATATTGAAAGTGAAAATAAAAAAATTAATCTAGAGACTTTAAAATATATTCATAAACATAAGACAGGAAAGTTAATAAAACTTCCTATTGAAATAGCTTGTATTATAGCTGATGTTTCTGAAGATAAAAGACTTGTATTAGAAGAATATGCCGAACTCATTGGTTTAGCTTTTCAAGTAAAAGATGATATATTAGATATTGAAGGAACTTTTGAAGATTTAGGCAAACCTGTTGGAAGCGATGATGATTTACATAAGGCAACCTATCCTAGTATTTTAGGTATGGAAGAAAGTAAAAAAATTCTAAACGAGACTGTTGAAAGAGCAAAAAAGATTATACATAATATGTTTGGAGAAGAGAAAGGAAAGATTTTGATTTCTCTTGCTGATTTTATAAGAGAGAGAAAATCTTAA
- the xseB gene encoding exodeoxyribonuclease VII small subunit, giving the protein MTKNTFEENLENLDEIIEKLESGELSLDDAIKEYENAMKLIKTASKMLNEAEGRLIKVIEKNGEIETEEI; this is encoded by the coding sequence ATGACAAAAAATACTTTTGAAGAAAATTTAGAAAATTTAGATGAAATTATTGAAAAACTAGAAAGTGGAGAACTTAGTTTAGATGATGCAATAAAAGAATATGAAAATGCAATGAAACTTATAAAAACTGCTTCTAAGATGTTAAATGAAGCTGAAGGTAGATTAATAAAAGTCATTGAAAAAAATGGAGAAATTGAGACAGAGGAGATTTAA
- the rsmD gene encoding 16S rRNA (guanine(966)-N(2))-methyltransferase RsmD, with translation MRIIAGEAKNRIIKTRKGFDTRPTLESVKESLFSIIAPYIENSVFLDLFSGSGSISLEAVSRGAKRAVMIEKDGEALKYIIENIDNLGFTDRCRAYKNDVVRAVEILGRKKEKFDIIFMDPPYQDNITTKVLKAIDKADILADDGLIICEHHLFEDLEDNIASFRKTDERKYNKKILTFFTK, from the coding sequence ATGAGAATAATAGCAGGAGAAGCTAAAAATAGAATAATTAAGACAAGAAAAGGTTTTGATACAAGACCAACTCTTGAAAGTGTAAAAGAATCTCTTTTTTCAATAATTGCTCCATATATAGAAAATTCTGTTTTCTTAGATCTATTTAGTGGAAGTGGAAGTATCTCACTTGAAGCTGTGAGTAGAGGTGCTAAAAGAGCTGTTATGATAGAAAAAGATGGAGAAGCTTTAAAATATATTATTGAAAACATTGATAACTTAGGTTTTACAGATAGATGTAGAGCTTATAAAAATGATGTTGTAAGAGCGGTAGAAATATTAGGAAGAAAAAAGGAAAAATTTGATATAATATTTATGGATCCACCTTATCAAGATAATATTACTACAAAAGTTTTAAAAGCTATAGATAAGGCAGATATTTTAGCCGATGATGGCTTAATAATCTGTGAACATCATTTATTTGAAGATTTAGAAGATAATATAGCATCTTTTAGAAAAACTGATGAAAGAAAATATAATAAAAAAATATTAACATTTTTTACAAAATAA
- the queA gene encoding tRNA preQ1(34) S-adenosylmethionine ribosyltransferase-isomerase QueA: protein MSTYLSDYDYFLPEELIGQKPREPRDSAKLMLINRKTGEIEHKHFYNIIDYLQKGDVLVRNATKVIPARIYGHKESGGVLEVLLIKRISIDTWECLLKPAKKLKLGQKLYIGENKELIAELLEIKEDGNRILKFYYEGSFEEVLDKLGSMPLPPYITRKLENKDRYQTVYAQRGESVAAPTAGLHFTEELLRKISEKGVEIVDIFLEVGLGTFRPVQTENVLEHKMHEESFEISEKAAKAINEAKVQGRRIISVGTTATRALESSVDENGKLIAQKKDTGIFIYPGYQFKIVDALITNFHLPKSTLLMLVSALYDREKMLEIYNLAVKEEYHFFSFGDSMFIY from the coding sequence ATGTCGACTTATCTTAGTGATTATGATTATTTTTTACCTGAAGAACTTATAGGTCAAAAACCTAGAGAACCTAGAGATTCAGCAAAACTTATGTTGATAAACAGAAAAACTGGGGAAATTGAACATAAACATTTCTATAATATCATTGACTATTTACAAAAAGGCGATGTTTTAGTTAGGAATGCAACTAAAGTTATACCTGCTAGAATATATGGACATAAAGAAAGTGGTGGAGTTCTAGAAGTTCTTTTAATAAAAAGAATTTCTATAGATACTTGGGAATGTTTGTTGAAACCAGCTAAAAAATTAAAATTAGGACAAAAGCTATATATAGGAGAAAATAAGGAGCTAATAGCTGAATTATTAGAAATTAAAGAAGATGGAAATAGAATTTTAAAGTTTTATTATGAGGGTAGTTTTGAAGAGGTTCTAGATAAACTTGGTTCTATGCCATTACCTCCATATATAACAAGAAAACTAGAAAATAAGGATAGATATCAAACTGTTTATGCTCAAAGAGGAGAGTCTGTTGCAGCACCAACAGCAGGATTGCATTTTACAGAAGAATTACTTAGAAAAATTTCTGAAAAAGGTGTAGAAATAGTAGATATTTTCTTAGAAGTTGGTTTAGGAACATTTAGACCTGTTCAAACAGAGAATGTTTTAGAGCATAAGATGCACGAAGAAAGTTTTGAAATTTCTGAAAAAGCTGCAAAGGCTATAAATGAAGCTAAGGTACAAGGAAGAAGAATTATTTCAGTTGGTACAACTGCAACAAGAGCATTGGAATCTTCTGTTGATGAAAATGGAAAATTAATTGCTCAAAAAAAAGATACAGGAATTTTTATATATCCAGGTTACCAATTTAAAATAGTTGATGCTTTAATAACAAACTTTCACCTTCCAAAATCAACATTGTTGATGCTTGTTTCAGCATTATATGATAGAGAAAAAATGCTTGAAATATATAATTTGGCAGTTAAAGAAGAATATCACTTTTTTAGCTTTGGTGATAGTATGTTTATTTATTAA
- the prmC gene encoding peptide chain release factor N(5)-glutamine methyltransferase: MNLLEILKFVEEYLKKYSFSKPRLEAEKLVSYVLNLDRIALYIHYERELTEEEKTSIKQLLKQMVEEKKSFDEIKGEKKDYKTENLDIFNKSVEYLKKNGVPSALVDTEYIFSEALKVSRNTLKYSMSREIKEEDKNKIREMLMLRAKSRKPLQYILGEWEFYGLPFKVRENVLIPRSDTEILVEQCIQLMREIEEPNILDIGSGSGAISIAIANELKSSSVTGLDINEDAIELANENKVLNKVENVNFMKSDLFEKLDEDFKYDLIVSNPPYITKEEYETLMPEVKNFEPKNALTDLGDGLHFYREISKKAISYLKDTGYLAFEIGYKQAKDVSKILEDNNFAILSVVKDYGGNDRVVLAKKAIKADNFEEIEEEENVDLS, translated from the coding sequence ATGAATTTACTAGAAATATTAAAATTTGTTGAAGAGTATTTGAAAAAATACTCTTTTTCAAAACCCCGTTTAGAAGCAGAAAAATTAGTGTCTTATGTTTTAAACCTTGATAGAATAGCTCTTTATATTCATTATGAAAGAGAATTGACTGAGGAAGAAAAGACTTCTATAAAACAATTATTAAAACAAATGGTGGAAGAAAAAAAATCTTTTGATGAAATAAAGGGAGAAAAGAAAGATTATAAGACTGAAAATTTAGATATTTTTAATAAATCTGTTGAATATCTTAAGAAAAATGGAGTTCCTAGTGCTTTAGTAGATACAGAGTATATTTTTTCAGAAGCTTTAAAAGTGAGTAGAAATACTTTAAAATACAGTATGTCAAGAGAAATTAAAGAAGAAGATAAAAATAAAATTAGAGAAATGTTGATGTTAAGAGCTAAGAGTAGAAAACCATTACAATATATTTTAGGAGAATGGGAATTTTATGGACTTCCTTTTAAAGTTAGAGAGAATGTATTAATTCCTAGATCAGATACAGAAATCTTAGTTGAACAATGTATACAACTTATGAGAGAAATAGAAGAACCTAATATTTTAGATATAGGTAGTGGAAGTGGAGCAATATCTATTGCTATTGCAAATGAATTAAAATCTAGTTCTGTAACAGGATTAGATATAAACGAAGATGCTATAGAACTTGCAAATGAAAATAAAGTATTAAACAAAGTAGAAAATGTAAACTTTATGAAATCTGATTTATTTGAAAAACTAGATGAAGATTTTAAATATGATTTAATAGTTTCAAACCCACCATATATAACAAAAGAAGAGTATGAAACTTTAATGCCAGAAGTAAAAAACTTTGAGCCTAAAAATGCTCTTACTGACTTAGGAGACGGACTACATTTCTATAGGGAAATTTCAAAAAAAGCAATCTCTTATTTAAAAGATACAGGTTATCTAGCTTTTGAAATTGGATATAAGCAAGCAAAAGATGTTTCAAAAATTTTAGAAGATAATAATTTTGCTATTTTATCTGTGGTAAAAGACTATGGTGGAAATGATAGAGTAGTACTTGCTAAAAAAGCAATAAAAGCTGATAATTTTGAAGAAATTGAGGAAGAGGAAAATGTCGACTTATCTTAG
- the prfA gene encoding peptide chain release factor 1: MFDKLEEVVARYEELNQMLVSPEVLADSKKMIECNKAINEITEIVEKYKEYKKYVDDIEFIKESFKTEKDPDMKEMLNEELKEAEEKLPSLEEELKILLLPKDKNDDKNVIVEIRGGAGGDEAALFAADLFRMYSRYAERKKWKIEIIEKQDGELNGLKEVAFTIIGLGAYSRLKFESGVHRVQRVPKTEASGRIHTSTATVAVLPEVEDVQEVIVDPKDLKIDTYRSGGAGGQHVNMTDSAVRITHLPTGIVVQCQDERSQLKNREKAMKHLLTKLYEMEQEKQRSEVESERRLQVGTGDRAEKIRTYNFPDGRITDHRIKLTVHQLEAFLDGDIDEMIDALITFHQAELLSASEQ; encoded by the coding sequence ATGTTTGATAAGTTGGAAGAGGTTGTTGCTAGGTATGAAGAGCTAAATCAAATGCTAGTTAGCCCAGAAGTTTTAGCAGATTCAAAAAAAATGATAGAATGCAACAAGGCAATAAATGAAATAACGGAGATTGTTGAAAAATATAAAGAATATAAAAAATATGTAGATGACATTGAATTTATAAAAGAAAGTTTTAAGACTGAAAAAGATCCAGATATGAAAGAAATGCTTAATGAAGAATTAAAAGAAGCAGAAGAAAAATTACCAAGTCTTGAAGAAGAATTAAAAATTCTATTACTACCTAAAGATAAGAATGATGATAAAAACGTTATCGTTGAAATAAGAGGTGGAGCAGGTGGAGATGAAGCAGCTCTATTTGCAGCAGACTTATTTAGAATGTATTCAAGATATGCTGAAAGAAAAAAATGGAAAATTGAAATCATAGAAAAACAAGATGGAGAACTAAATGGACTAAAAGAAGTAGCATTCACTATAATTGGTTTAGGTGCATACTCAAGGTTAAAATTTGAATCAGGTGTTCATAGAGTACAAAGAGTTCCTAAGACAGAAGCGTCAGGAAGAATACATACATCAACTGCAACAGTTGCTGTTTTACCAGAAGTTGAAGATGTACAAGAAGTAATAGTTGATCCTAAGGATTTAAAAATAGATACTTATAGATCAGGAGGAGCTGGAGGTCAACACGTAAACATGACTGACTCAGCTGTTAGAATTACACATTTACCTACAGGAATAGTAGTTCAATGTCAAGATGAAAGATCTCAATTAAAAAATAGAGAAAAGGCAATGAAACACTTACTTACTAAACTTTATGAAATGGAACAAGAAAAACAAAGAAGTGAAGTTGAATCAGAAAGAAGATTACAAGTTGGTACAGGAGATAGAGCGGAAAAAATTAGAACATATAACTTCCCAGATGGAAGAATCACTGACCATAGAATAAAATTAACAGTACATCAATTAGAAGCATTCTTAGACGGGGATATAGATGAAATGATTGATGCACTTATAACTTTTCACCAAGCAGAGTTATTATCTGCTTCAGAGCAATAA